The following are from one region of the Streptomyces changanensis genome:
- a CDS encoding response regulator transcription factor, which translates to MTKVLVLHSVGLMRSALSALLRSEESFDVFDSGWRTARRSAESLRPDVCVVDLDCPGAAGILEGGQEDGGTAFDARTRLLVLASAARPGALRKAFEARALGFVDKNGSPRRLVRAIRAVARGERFVDESLAFGFLEASRMPLTARELSVLARAAEGDTIAEIARGLHLSNGTVRNYMASATRKVGARNRIDAIRISQGAGWV; encoded by the coding sequence ATGACGAAGGTCCTTGTGCTGCACAGCGTCGGCCTGATGCGGTCCGCGTTGTCGGCATTGCTCAGATCGGAGGAGTCGTTCGACGTGTTCGATTCGGGTTGGCGCACCGCGCGCCGGAGCGCGGAGTCCTTACGCCCGGACGTGTGCGTGGTGGACCTCGACTGTCCGGGTGCCGCGGGCATCCTGGAGGGCGGGCAGGAGGACGGGGGAACGGCGTTCGACGCGCGCACGCGACTGCTGGTGCTGGCCTCCGCGGCCAGACCGGGGGCGCTGCGGAAGGCGTTCGAGGCACGGGCGCTGGGGTTCGTGGACAAGAACGGGTCCCCACGCCGGCTCGTGCGGGCCATCCGCGCGGTGGCGCGGGGCGAGCGGTTCGTCGACGAATCGCTCGCCTTCGGCTTTCTGGAGGCGTCCAGGATGCCGCTGACCGCCCGCGAGCTGAGCGTGCTCGCCAGGGCGGCCGAGGGGGACACGATCGCCGAGATCGCCAGGGGCCTGCACCTGTCGAACGGCACGGTGCGCAACTACATGGCGTCGGCCACGCGCAAGGTCGGCGCGCGCAACCGCATCGACGCGATACGGATATCCCAGGGGGCGGGATGGGTGTGA